In the genome of Polaribacter sp. MED152, one region contains:
- a CDS encoding RDD family protein: MKTLQIKTAQNVNIKFTLAGVFQRLLAFIIDNIIKFAYLYLIFEFFDFSSLENALTGDSWDIKAIEALVLIPITFYSLYSEILLNGQTLGKKLLHLKVINIEGYKPTTTDFIIRWFLRVIDFNLFSLLFVYVASLGLTDEYILLVLLFIFGKLIGFFLILFTNKSQRFGDIIANTIVIYLKDEVKFSQTILQEIKDTYKPTYPSVVKLSDNDVRIIKETFESSAKFDDYSTLIKLRSKILEVTQIQSIHKSDKEFISTVLKDYNYYTQNM, from the coding sequence ATGAAAACACTCCAAATAAAAACTGCACAAAATGTAAATATAAAATTTACTTTGGCTGGTGTATTTCAAAGACTTTTAGCGTTTATTATAGACAATATTATAAAGTTTGCTTATCTATATTTAATCTTTGAATTTTTTGATTTTTCTTCTCTTGAAAATGCTTTAACTGGCGATAGTTGGGACATCAAAGCCATAGAAGCCTTAGTATTAATACCTATAACTTTCTATTCTTTGTATTCAGAAATTTTATTGAATGGTCAAACATTGGGTAAAAAGTTATTGCACTTAAAAGTAATTAATATTGAAGGGTATAAGCCAACAACAACCGATTTTATTATTAGATGGTTTTTAAGAGTTATCGATTTTAATTTATTCAGTTTATTGTTTGTTTATGTGGCTTCCTTAGGATTAACAGATGAATATATTTTGCTCGTTTTACTTTTTATATTTGGTAAATTAATTGGCTTTTTTTTAATCTTATTCACAAATAAAAGCCAACGTTTTGGAGATATTATTGCAAATACCATTGTTATTTATTTAAAGGATGAAGTAAAATTCTCACAAACCATTTTGCAGGAAATAAAAGACACGTATAAACCTACATATCCAAGTGTTGTTAAATTATCTGATAATGACGTACGAATCATAAAAGAAACCTTTGAGAGTTCTGCAAAGTTTGATGATTATTCAACTTTGATAAAACTTAGATCGAAAATCTTGGAAGTAACTCAAATTCAATCTATTCACAAAAGTGACAAAGAGTTTATAAGCACTGTTTTAAAAGATTACAATTATTATACACAAAATATGTAG
- a CDS encoding lipocalin family protein: MKNIFKLLFVTLLLVMACQSTSIKNEDVLGSWIDLSEAKLNFTLLENGVARSDNMETLLYQKWELKGDSLILTMKSIGNGASSIDKMAYKIEMPNSNKMILFTEYGSNEYLKKE; encoded by the coding sequence ATGAAGAATATATTCAAACTTTTATTTGTGACGCTATTATTAGTAATGGCTTGTCAATCAACTAGTATTAAAAATGAAGATGTTTTAGGTTCTTGGATAGATCTGTCTGAGGCCAAGCTAAATTTTACCTTATTAGAAAATGGCGTTGCACGATCAGACAATATGGAAACACTTCTTTATCAAAAATGGGAATTAAAAGGTGATTCATTAATTCTTACCATGAAAAGTATTGGAAATGGAGCGTCGTCTATTGATAAAATGGCTTATAAAATTGAAATGCCTAACTCTAATAAGATGATACTATTTACAGAATACGGCTCTAATGAGTATTTAAAAAAAGAATAA
- a CDS encoding MoxR family ATPase has protein sequence MDMHNEDQNTGELSFENRIDLSELQASVLKIKKQLQKVIVGQKEMVDLLLVSLLANGHLLIEGVPGVAKTITAKLLSKTINVGFSRIQFTPDLMPSDILGTSVFNAKTSNFEFKKGPIFSNMILIDEINRAPAKTQAALFEVMEEKQITMDGTTYKLDEPFVVLATQNPIEQEGTYRLPEAQLDRFLFKVIVEYPNAEEELEILMKEQALENSTKTSQIETIIEGSKIVEYRALVNQIKIEENLLKYIANVVVNTRSNSFLYLGASPRASIAILNASKAFAAIEGRDFVTPEDIKKATVPVLQHRVIVTPEREMEGLTSKQIIKQIIETVEIPR, from the coding sequence ATGGATATGCATAATGAAGACCAAAATACTGGTGAATTATCTTTTGAAAATAGAATAGATTTATCTGAGTTACAGGCAAGTGTTCTAAAAATTAAAAAACAATTGCAAAAGGTAATTGTAGGTCAAAAAGAAATGGTAGATCTACTTCTAGTTTCACTGTTAGCTAATGGTCATTTATTAATTGAAGGTGTACCAGGAGTTGCCAAAACTATAACAGCAAAATTATTATCAAAAACCATAAATGTTGGATTTAGTAGAATTCAGTTTACGCCAGATTTAATGCCATCAGATATTTTAGGAACTTCTGTATTTAATGCCAAAACCTCAAACTTTGAGTTTAAGAAGGGGCCCATTTTTTCGAATATGATTTTAATTGATGAAATCAATAGAGCACCTGCAAAAACTCAAGCAGCATTGTTTGAAGTAATGGAAGAAAAGCAAATAACTATGGATGGTACAACTTATAAATTGGATGAACCTTTTGTAGTTTTAGCTACTCAAAACCCTATAGAACAAGAAGGTACATATAGATTACCAGAAGCACAATTAGATAGATTTTTATTTAAAGTTATCGTTGAATATCCTAATGCAGAAGAGGAACTAGAAATTTTAATGAAAGAGCAGGCTTTAGAAAATAGTACTAAAACCAGCCAAATAGAAACTATAATTGAAGGTTCTAAAATTGTAGAATATAGAGCTCTTGTTAATCAAATTAAAATTGAAGAAAATCTATTAAAATATATAGCAAATGTAGTTGTAAATACAAGGTCTAATTCGTTTTTATATTTAGGGGCTTCTCCAAGAGCTAGTATTGCTATTTTAAATGCTTCTAAGGCTTTTGCAGCTATTGAGGGCAGAGATTTTGTAACTCCAGAAGACATTAAAAAGGCAACAGTACCTGTTTTACAACATAGAGTAATTGTAACTCCAGAAAGAGAAATGGAAGGTTTAACGAGTAAACAAATTATTAAACAAATCATAGAAACAGTAGAAATTCCTAGATAG
- a CDS encoding stage II sporulation protein M — protein MREVAFIKQNKEKWLEFEQLISNKEKKSPDLIANLHIKIMNDLVYAQTYYPKSKVTRYLNKLAKSSFNKVYDSKKRNKNAILYFFLDKVPLLCYQYRKIIYFSFIVFFVCFFIGLLSTFNDADFARQILGNNYVDQTLENIESGDAMAIYKSGSNWATFIGIYNNNQRVGLNMFLSGLFLGFGTAYYIVVNAIMVAVFQAFFYQYNSLYDSLKGIWIHGTYEIFGIIIEAAAGYIIGASILFPGTLKRLESFKIGIRDAFYIFISTIPFTIIAAFLEGYITRYSNQMPDIFCFAIIFFCLITISYYYLILPFKRAKQYQGTA, from the coding sequence ATGAGAGAGGTCGCTTTTATAAAGCAAAATAAAGAAAAATGGCTAGAATTTGAACAATTAATTTCAAATAAAGAGAAAAAAAGTCCAGACCTAATTGCCAATTTGCACATAAAGATAATGAACGATTTAGTTTATGCGCAAACTTACTATCCTAAAAGCAAGGTTACCAGGTATTTAAATAAATTAGCCAAATCTAGTTTCAATAAAGTCTATGACTCTAAAAAACGAAACAAAAATGCAATCCTATATTTCTTTTTAGACAAGGTTCCTCTACTCTGCTATCAATACAGAAAAATTATATACTTCTCATTTATAGTATTTTTTGTTTGTTTTTTTATTGGTTTATTAAGCACATTTAATGATGCTGATTTTGCAAGACAAATTCTTGGTAATAATTATGTAGATCAAACTCTAGAAAATATTGAAAGTGGTGATGCTATGGCTATTTACAAAAGTGGTAGCAACTGGGCTACTTTTATTGGTATTTATAATAATAATCAAAGAGTTGGGCTAAATATGTTTCTTTCAGGTCTATTTTTAGGCTTTGGTACAGCTTATTATATTGTGGTAAATGCTATAATGGTTGCAGTTTTTCAAGCATTTTTCTATCAATACAATAGTCTTTACGATAGTTTAAAAGGAATTTGGATTCATGGAACCTATGAGATTTTTGGTATAATAATAGAAGCTGCAGCTGGCTATATAATTGGAGCTAGTATTCTTTTTCCTGGCACATTAAAAAGATTAGAATCTTTTAAAATTGGCATTAGAGACGCCTTTTATATTTTTATCAGTACAATTCCTTTTACCATTATTGCTGCATTTTTAGAGGGTTATATTACTAGGTACTCTAATCAAATGCCAGATATATTTTGTTTCGCTATTATTTTCTTTTGCTTAATTACAATCAGTTATTACTATCTCATTTTGCCATTTAAAAGAGCAAAACAATATCAAGGAACTGCATGA